From the genome of Vicia villosa cultivar HV-30 ecotype Madison, WI linkage group LG2, Vvil1.0, whole genome shotgun sequence, one region includes:
- the LOC131653556 gene encoding 3beta-hydroxysteroid-dehydrogenase/decarboxylase-like isoform X1 produces MAADKAWCVVTGGRGFAARHLVEMLIRLNTYCVRIADLGPTIEPEPSEQLGLLGQALHSGRAQYVSVDLRNKAQLLKAFEGVESVFHMAAPNSSINNYQLHYSVSVEGTKNVIEACVELKVKRLIYTSSPSVVFDGVNAVHNRNESLPYPPKHNDHYSATKAEGEALVIKANGTGGLLTCCIRPSSIFGPGDKLLVPSLVDAARAGKSKFIIGDGNNVYDFTYVENVAHGHICADRALASEGSVSEKAAGQAYFITNMEPIKFWEFMSLILEGLGYQRPRIKIPAFVVMPIAHLVELIYRLLGPYGMKVPQLTPSRIRLLSCTRSYDSSKAKDRLGYVPVVTLQEGLRMTIESYPHLRAENQVTSKREGPSKASVYLGSGRVADTLLWKDKKQTFTTLLVLIAIYVNFIASENTFITALAKLLIYSSIGLFVHGIFPAKILGYTIEKMPPSWFHLSEDRSNRIALRVASSWNFAVSALKSIAEGNNSVLFFKVVFSMLVLSFLGAFSLHNLYTIGLTLAFIAFYVYEKKEEDIDSIVIKTHTFGCKLKSDITKKFLTSRKID; encoded by the exons ATGGCGGCGGATAAGGCGTGGTGTGTGGTCACCGGAGGCCGCGGCTTTGCCGCACGACATTTAGTGGAAATGCTAATCCGATTAAACACCTACTGCGTACGCATCGCCGATTTGGGACCCACCATTGAACCCGAGCCCTCTGAACAATTAGGCCTTCTCGGTCAAGCTCTACACTCCGGTCGTGCTCAATACGTCTCCGTCGATCTTCGCAATAAGGCTCAACTCTTGAAAG CGTTTGAAGGAGTTGAATCTGTGTTTCACATGGCTGCTCCGAACTCTTCTATTAATAATTACCAGTTACATTATTCAGTTAGTGTTGAAG GAACAAAGAATGTTATTGAAGCGTGTGTGGAGTTAAAAGTGAAGAGACTCATTTATACTAGTTCTCCTAGTGTTGTTTTTGACGGTGTTAACGCAGTTCATAATAGAAATGAATCATTGCCTTATCCACCTAAG CATAACGATCATTACTCGGCAACTAAAGCGGAGGGTGAGGCGTTGGTTATTAAGGCTAACGGGACTGGTGGACTACTAACTTGCTGCATACGCCCTAGCAGTATTTTTGGACCTGGTGATAAACTCTTGGTACCGTCATTGGTTGATGCTGCCAGGGCGGGGAAATCCAAG TTCATTATTGGTGATGGCAATAATGTATATGATTTCACATATGTTGAAAATGTGGCGCACGGCCATATATGTGCTGATCGAGCTTTAGCTTCAGAGGGAAGCGTTTCCGAAAAAGCTGCAGGACAG GCATACTTCATCACAAATATGGAACCTATAAAGTTTTGGGAATTCATGTCTTTGATTTTGGAAGGTCTTGGATATCAAAG GCCAAGAATAAAGATCCCTGCATTTGTTGTCATGCCAATTGCACATTTGGTAGAGTTGATATATAGGCTTCTTGGCCCATATGGGATGAAGGTGCCTCAGCTAACCCCGTCAAGAATAAGGCTCTTATCTTGCACCAGATCTTACGATAGCTCAAAAGCAAAGGATCGCCTTGGCTATGTACCCGTTGTAACTCTACAG GAAGGCTTGCGGATGACAATTGAATCATACCCACATTTGAGGGCTGAAAATCAAGTTACGTCTAAAAGAGAAGGTCCCTCCAAAGCTTCTGTCTATCTTGGAAGTGGAAGAG TTGCGGACACTTTACTTTGGAAGGATAAAAAGCAAACTTTCACCACATTGTTAGTCTTGATAGCAATATATGTCAACTTCATTGCATCTGAGAATACCTTCATTACTGCTCTTGCAAAGCTTCTAATTTACTCATCAATCGGTTTATTCGTTCATGGCATTTTTCCTGCAAAAAT ATTGGGGTACACTATTGAGAAAATGCCCCCATCATGGTTCCACTTATCAGAAGATAGGTCAAATCGAATTGCTCTCAGAGTAGCCTCATCTTGGAATTTTGCTGTGAGTGCTTTAAAATCTATTGCAGAAGGGAATAATTCGGTGTTGTTCTTCAAG GTTGTTTTCTCTATGCTCGTTCTTAGCTTCCTGGGAGCATTTTCACTTCATAACTTGTATACTATAG GACTTACCTTAGCATTTATAGCTTTCTACGTTTATGAAAAGAAGGAGGAAGACATTGACAGCATAGTTATAAAAACACATACTTTTGGGTGCAAGTTGAAATCTGATATCACAAAGAAGTTTCTTACTTCAAGGAAGATTGATTGA
- the LOC131653556 gene encoding 3beta-hydroxysteroid-dehydrogenase/decarboxylase-like isoform X3 gives MAADKAWCVVTGGRGFAARHLVEMLIRLNTYCVRIADLGPTIEPEPSEQLGLLGQALHSGRAQYVSVDLRNKAQLLKAFEGVESVFHMAAPNSSINNYQLHYSVSVEGTKNVIEACVELKVKRLIYTSSPSVVFDGVNAVHNRNESLPYPPKHNDHYSATKAEGEALVIKANGTGGLLTCCIRPSSIFGPGDKLLVPSLVDAARAGKSKFIIGDGNNVYDFTYVENVAHGHICADRALASEGSVSEKAAGQAYFITNMEPIKFWEFMSLILEGLGYQRPRIKIPAFVVMPIAHLVELIYRLLGPYGMKVPQLTPSRIRLLSCTRSYDSSKAKDRLGYVPVVTLQEGLRMTIESYPHLRAENQVTSKREGPSKASVYLGSGRVSRKTEAIGKFRFWSWYF, from the exons ATGGCGGCGGATAAGGCGTGGTGTGTGGTCACCGGAGGCCGCGGCTTTGCCGCACGACATTTAGTGGAAATGCTAATCCGATTAAACACCTACTGCGTACGCATCGCCGATTTGGGACCCACCATTGAACCCGAGCCCTCTGAACAATTAGGCCTTCTCGGTCAAGCTCTACACTCCGGTCGTGCTCAATACGTCTCCGTCGATCTTCGCAATAAGGCTCAACTCTTGAAAG CGTTTGAAGGAGTTGAATCTGTGTTTCACATGGCTGCTCCGAACTCTTCTATTAATAATTACCAGTTACATTATTCAGTTAGTGTTGAAG GAACAAAGAATGTTATTGAAGCGTGTGTGGAGTTAAAAGTGAAGAGACTCATTTATACTAGTTCTCCTAGTGTTGTTTTTGACGGTGTTAACGCAGTTCATAATAGAAATGAATCATTGCCTTATCCACCTAAG CATAACGATCATTACTCGGCAACTAAAGCGGAGGGTGAGGCGTTGGTTATTAAGGCTAACGGGACTGGTGGACTACTAACTTGCTGCATACGCCCTAGCAGTATTTTTGGACCTGGTGATAAACTCTTGGTACCGTCATTGGTTGATGCTGCCAGGGCGGGGAAATCCAAG TTCATTATTGGTGATGGCAATAATGTATATGATTTCACATATGTTGAAAATGTGGCGCACGGCCATATATGTGCTGATCGAGCTTTAGCTTCAGAGGGAAGCGTTTCCGAAAAAGCTGCAGGACAG GCATACTTCATCACAAATATGGAACCTATAAAGTTTTGGGAATTCATGTCTTTGATTTTGGAAGGTCTTGGATATCAAAG GCCAAGAATAAAGATCCCTGCATTTGTTGTCATGCCAATTGCACATTTGGTAGAGTTGATATATAGGCTTCTTGGCCCATATGGGATGAAGGTGCCTCAGCTAACCCCGTCAAGAATAAGGCTCTTATCTTGCACCAGATCTTACGATAGCTCAAAAGCAAAGGATCGCCTTGGCTATGTACCCGTTGTAACTCTACAG GAAGGCTTGCGGATGACAATTGAATCATACCCACATTTGAGGGCTGAAAATCAAGTTACGTCTAAAAGAGAAGGTCCCTCCAAAGCTTCTGTCTATCTTGGAAGTGGAAGAG TCTCTaggaagactgaagcaattggaAAGTTCAGATTCTGGAGCTGGTATTTCTAA
- the LOC131653556 gene encoding 3beta-hydroxysteroid-dehydrogenase/decarboxylase-like isoform X2, which translates to MAADEAWCVVTGGRGFAARHLVEMLIRLNTYCVRIADLGPTIEPEPSEQLGLLGQALHSGRAQYVSVDLRNKAQLLKAFEGVESVFHMAAPNSSINNYQLHYSVSVEGTKNVIEACVELKVKRLIYTSSPSVVFDGVNAVHNRNESLPYPPKHNDHYSATKAEGEALVIKANGTGGLLTCCIRPSSIFGPGDKLLVPSLVDAARAGKSKFIIGDGNNVYDFTYVENVAHGHICADRALASEGSVSEKAAGQAYFITNMEPIKFWEFMSLILEGLGYQRPRIKIPAFVVMPIAHLVELIYRLLGPYGMKVPQLTPSRIRLLSCTRSYDSSKAKDRLGYVPVVTLQEGLRMTIESYPHLRAENQVTSKREGPSKASVYLGSGRVADTLLWKDKKQTFTTLLVLIAIYVNFIASENTFITALAKLLIYSSIGLFVHGIFPAKILGYTIEKMPPSWFHLSEDRSNRIALRVASSWNFAVSALKSIAEGNNSVLFFKVVFSMLVLSFLGAFSLHNLYTIGLTLAFIAFYVYEKKEEDIDSIVIKTHTFGCKLKSDITKKFLTSRKID; encoded by the exons GCGTGGTGTGTGGTCACCGGAGGCCGCGGCTTTGCCGCACGACATTTAGTGGAAATGCTAATCCGATTAAACACCTACTGCGTACGCATCGCCGATTTGGGACCCACCATTGAACCCGAGCCCTCTGAACAATTAGGCCTTCTCGGTCAAGCTCTACACTCCGGTCGTGCTCAATACGTCTCCGTCGATCTTCGCAATAAGGCTCAACTCTTGAAAG CGTTTGAAGGAGTTGAATCTGTGTTTCACATGGCTGCTCCGAACTCTTCTATTAATAATTACCAGTTACATTATTCAGTTAGTGTTGAAG GAACAAAGAATGTTATTGAAGCGTGTGTGGAGTTAAAAGTGAAGAGACTCATTTATACTAGTTCTCCTAGTGTTGTTTTTGACGGTGTTAACGCAGTTCATAATAGAAATGAATCATTGCCTTATCCACCTAAG CATAACGATCATTACTCGGCAACTAAAGCGGAGGGTGAGGCGTTGGTTATTAAGGCTAACGGGACTGGTGGACTACTAACTTGCTGCATACGCCCTAGCAGTATTTTTGGACCTGGTGATAAACTCTTGGTACCGTCATTGGTTGATGCTGCCAGGGCGGGGAAATCCAAG TTCATTATTGGTGATGGCAATAATGTATATGATTTCACATATGTTGAAAATGTGGCGCACGGCCATATATGTGCTGATCGAGCTTTAGCTTCAGAGGGAAGCGTTTCCGAAAAAGCTGCAGGACAG GCATACTTCATCACAAATATGGAACCTATAAAGTTTTGGGAATTCATGTCTTTGATTTTGGAAGGTCTTGGATATCAAAG GCCAAGAATAAAGATCCCTGCATTTGTTGTCATGCCAATTGCACATTTGGTAGAGTTGATATATAGGCTTCTTGGCCCATATGGGATGAAGGTGCCTCAGCTAACCCCGTCAAGAATAAGGCTCTTATCTTGCACCAGATCTTACGATAGCTCAAAAGCAAAGGATCGCCTTGGCTATGTACCCGTTGTAACTCTACAG GAAGGCTTGCGGATGACAATTGAATCATACCCACATTTGAGGGCTGAAAATCAAGTTACGTCTAAAAGAGAAGGTCCCTCCAAAGCTTCTGTCTATCTTGGAAGTGGAAGAG TTGCGGACACTTTACTTTGGAAGGATAAAAAGCAAACTTTCACCACATTGTTAGTCTTGATAGCAATATATGTCAACTTCATTGCATCTGAGAATACCTTCATTACTGCTCTTGCAAAGCTTCTAATTTACTCATCAATCGGTTTATTCGTTCATGGCATTTTTCCTGCAAAAAT ATTGGGGTACACTATTGAGAAAATGCCCCCATCATGGTTCCACTTATCAGAAGATAGGTCAAATCGAATTGCTCTCAGAGTAGCCTCATCTTGGAATTTTGCTGTGAGTGCTTTAAAATCTATTGCAGAAGGGAATAATTCGGTGTTGTTCTTCAAG GTTGTTTTCTCTATGCTCGTTCTTAGCTTCCTGGGAGCATTTTCACTTCATAACTTGTATACTATAG GACTTACCTTAGCATTTATAGCTTTCTACGTTTATGAAAAGAAGGAGGAAGACATTGACAGCATAGTTATAAAAACACATACTTTTGGGTGCAAGTTGAAATCTGATATCACAAAGAAGTTTCTTACTTCAAGGAAGATTGATTGA
- the LOC131653557 gene encoding eukaryotic translation initiation factor 3 subunit B-like yields MMGVIKDDGFWMPVDPVTEKTVGYCFIEYNTPQEAELAKEKAQGYKLDRSHIFTVSMFDDFDRFMRVPDEWAPPPRKEYAPGENLQQWLTDAKARDQFVIRASSDTEVLWNDARHLKPDPVYKRAFWTESFVQWSPLGTYLATVHRQGAAVWGGATTFNRLMRYAHPQVKLIDFSPGEKYLVTYSSHEPSNPRDANRVIINIFDVRTGKVMRDFKGSADDFAIGGTGGVTGVSWPVFKWSGGREDKYFARMGKNVLSVYEAETFSLVDKKSLKVENIMDFSWSPTDPIISLFVPESGGGNQPARVSLVSIPSKEELRQKNLFSVSDCKMYWQSNGDYLAVNVDRYTKTKKSTYTGFELFRIKERDIPIEVLELENKNDKIIAFAWEPKGHRFAVIHGDNPKPDISIYSMRTAQNTGRVSKLTTLKGKQANALFWSPAGRFIVLAGLKGFKL; encoded by the exons ATGATGGGTGTTATTAAGGATGATGGCTTCTGGATGCCTGTTGATCCTGTCACTGAAAAGACAGTTGGTTACTGCTTCATTGAGTACAATACTCCTCAG GAAGCTGAGCTTGCGAAAGAGAAGGCCCAGGGATACAAgttggatcgttctcacatattTACTGTTAGTatgtttgatgattttgaccggTTTATGAGAGTGCCGGATGAGTGGGCTCCTCCTCCAAGAAAAGAATATGCCCCAGGG GAAAATCTCCAACAATGGCTAACTGATGCTAAGGCCCGAGATCAGTTTGTGATTCGTGCTAGTTCAGATACGGAGGTTTTGTGGAATGATGCTAGGCATTTAAAGCCTGATCCTGTTTATAAACGTGCA TTTTGGACTGAGAGTTTTGTACAATGGTCTCCTCTGGGCACATACTTGGCAACAGTTCACCGTCAGGGGGCAGCAGTCTGGGGAGGTGCTACAACCTTCAATCGTCTCATGCGTTACGCTCATCCCCAG GTGAAGCTAATTGATTTTTCACCTGGCGAGAAGTATTTGGTAACTTATAGCAGCCATGAACCAAGCAATCCCCGGGATGCTAAT AgggttataataaatatatttgatgTGAGAACTGGTAAAGTGATGAGAGATTTTAAGGGAAGTGCTGATGATTTCGCTATCGGAGGTACCGGGGGTGTCACTGGAGTGTCTTGGCCTGTTTTCAA ATGGAGTGGTGGAAGGGAAGATAAGTACTTTGCAAGGATGGGGAAGAATGTACTTTCAGTATACGAGGCAGAAACATTTTCTCTCGTTGACAAAAAATCCTTAAAGGTTGAAAATATAATGGATTTCAGCTGGTCACCAACTGATCCCATCATTTCACTGTTTGTTCCCGAGTCAGGAGGTGGGAACCAGCCTGCCAGG GTAAGTCTTGTTTCAATCCCCAGCAAAGAAGAACTCAGACAGAAAAACCTTTTTAGTGTCAGTGACTGCAAGATGTACTGGCAGAGCAATGGGGATTACCTTGCTGTTAATGTGGACCGATATACCAAGACAAAGAAAAGTACTTACACTGGCTTTGAGCTTTTCCGTATTAAGGAACGTGACATACCGATTGAAGTCCTAGAGCTTGAGAATAAGAATGATAAGATCATTGCATTTGCTTGGGAGCCAAAGGGACATAGATTTGCCGTTATTCACGGCGACAACCCTAAGCCTGACATTAGTATCTATTCTATGCGGACTGCTCAGAACACTGGTCGTGTTTCAAAGCTCACTACTCTGAAAGGAAAGCAGGCAAATGCTTTATTTTGGTCTCCTGCAGGCCGCTTCATTGTATTAGCAGGGTTGAAAGGATTCAAACTGTAA